In [Leptolyngbya] sp. PCC 7376, a genomic segment contains:
- a CDS encoding ISAs1 family transposase: MPTSLTPEWKDIQSVVRMTRWGQRQSQDYENQMFYITSLPPQGLKLSRVIRQHWQIENNLHWVKDALLGEDKAQQKDGHAPENFAIFRSWVISLLRLNGYSSITEAIALISHRLPFLLSLCTA; this comes from the coding sequence GTGCCGACTTCACTAACGCCAGAATGGAAGGATATACAATCCGTTGTCCGCATGACTCGGTGGGGACAGAGGCAGAGCCAAGACTATGAAAATCAGATGTTCTACATCACTTCATTACCACCACAAGGACTAAAGCTGAGTCGAGTAATTCGACAGCATTGGCAAATCGAGAACAACCTACATTGGGTAAAGGATGCACTTCTTGGGGAAGACAAAGCACAACAAAAAGATGGCCATGCTCCAGAGAACTTTGCCATCTTCCGTAGTTGGGTAATCTCGCTATTGAGATTGAACGGCTATTCATCCATAACGGAAGCCATAGCTCTGATTTCTCACCGATTACCGTTTTTACTATCGTTGTGTACTGCTTAG
- a CDS encoding transposase family protein yields MSESLLDALSRIEDPRQASGRRHSLSLILLIIIMAGMSGEWGYRGIGRFIERHRRELISTLQIPEARVPSYSTVRRVMMELDFQQVTQVFNQWARQYVRKGDIVAGDGKSLKNTVQKL; encoded by the coding sequence ATGAGCGAAAGCTTACTCGATGCACTGAGTCGTATTGAAGACCCGAGACAGGCTTCCGGACGAAGACACTCATTATCTTTGATATTACTGATAATCATCATGGCAGGTATGAGTGGTGAATGGGGATATCGAGGTATTGGGCGATTTATTGAGCGACATCGCCGGGAGCTGATTAGCACCTTACAGATTCCTGAAGCTCGTGTCCCCTCCTACTCAACGGTACGGCGAGTGATGATGGAATTAGATTTCCAGCAAGTGACACAAGTCTTTAACCAATGGGCAAGACAATATGTGAGAAAGGGAGACATTGTGGCTGGGGACGGTAAATCCCTCAAAAACACCGTGCAAAAACTATGA
- a CDS encoding ParA family protein gives MQIIAVTGYKGGVGKSTSAIHIAAYLARNHKTILIDGDLNRTAVNWSQRGEMPFTVADERQAMRVMSCHDYAVIDTPARPNSDDLQELAKGCDLLILPTTPDVVSLEPMLAIANDIGDAKY, from the coding sequence ATGCAGATTATTGCTGTCACTGGATACAAAGGCGGTGTAGGAAAATCAACTTCCGCTATTCACATAGCCGCATACCTTGCCCGAAATCATAAAACCATACTCATAGATGGTGACCTAAATCGGACTGCTGTTAATTGGAGTCAGAGAGGCGAGATGCCTTTTACTGTTGCAGATGAGCGTCAAGCTATGCGCGTCATGTCCTGTCATGATTATGCAGTGATTGATACCCCAGCTCGACCCAACAGCGATGACTTACAGGAACTAGCGAAGGGTTGTGACTTGCTCATCCTGCCAACAACTCCAGACGTTGTGAGCCTAGAGCCAATGCTAGCGATCGCCAATGATATCGGAGACGCAAAGTATTGA